In the Ciconia boyciana chromosome 25, ASM3463844v1, whole genome shotgun sequence genome, GTTCTATTCAACAAAAATCTACCAGAACATCCATGTAGCCAAACGCAGAACTTCTTTGAActattttctgaagctttttgtttggttaGCTCAGACTATCAAGGACAgacctaaaaagaaaagaggaacagAATTGGTTTTACCTTGCAGGCATCATCAAGGTGCCTTGTGTCTCCTGCACATAACATATTGTCTGTAACTGTCCGGTTGTCTAGATGCTGTGTTGTGCACCGACTGGCTGGAAACAGTCTCACGTGGCCTTCCTTCAGGTGCTCTGAATAGAATggagaaactggaagaaaaattacaatatAAATACGTAAATGTgtctgtgtatatgtgtatgtgtatatagatatatttttttaaaaatggcagttCAGTTTCTGTAGTTTAGAGGAGAGTAAACAGAAGtagctgggggtggggggtggctAACATACTATTTCCTTGCCAAAgggtctttttttaattcttgggGGTTCTGCTTTGCTAGTGAGAACAGCTTAAATCTAGTTGAGAGGGAATATTGCTTCTTTAGCaagctgaaatgctgaagaGGTTTTTGTAGGCTCCAAATTAAAGACTGCTGGGTTTCTTGGATGGATAAGTCATCTTTGTACAGTTACGTCAATCAAAATGAAGTCACAAGAAGTGCCTATGAAAATCACTAACTGTATGAAACAGGATCCTGACTTTTTAGTATTAGACTTGTGCTAACAAAAATCAGATGCCTTGCCATACACAATACTGAGTAACTGGACAGGAATGTACACTTGTGTTATGTTGGAATGGAAGGGATTTGTCTGTTTTGGGTGCTGGTTTTATTCTCCTCCATAGCTGCAATTGCACAAAGTTGAAAGTTGGCAGGattgttgtttttcagtctaGTTTTGAATTACAGTTGCAGCATCGTTTCCCTCTGAAAGAGTTTATCCTGTACTCTCTGTAAGCAATGCTGAGGACTAGctttaaaagcactttaaaaacaCTTCATGCCACACGTATATGTGAAATCTTCAAGTCTGTTCCAAAAACGCTATGGGTTCAAATCATGGTTAGGTCTTGTTATAATGGATGCTTCACAGCCTCTGTCTCAAAGAGTTTACAAGttagagaataaaaagaagtttttaCAAAGTGCCAGTAAAATGAGagctgaggttttttgtttgttttaaatataggtCAGCCTGTGTATACATTCAGACAGGCTTTATTCCTGTTTATTGtagctcattttaaaaaccatttaGCCAgccttttaatatatatatctGGGATTGTTATgtctttagcttttttttttttttgctgatcaCTGCACAACTAATGTATCTTTTAGAATAAGGCAACTACCTGCAACTGTATAGTATTTTAAATCTTGACAGAAATGGATTTCTGTCAGAATGACAATATCTAAATGTActcagcacagcagaaatgtgGCAGCCCTGATTGcaaattttctgtctttcctacCTTATCCattgtgcctttttttgtgtttctactGTTGTTTCTACTAGCCCATGCAGCTGACAGAACTCAGATCAATGAAATAACTTACAGCAAAACTTGTTTTTGTATATCTCCCACTTACGCATATGTTTTGTAGTGCTGATATAAGCCCATATAATAATTCAGGGGGTCACACGTTAAGCGATGCTAAAGGCTTCAATTCTTTGAGGGCAGTGGACCCAAACTTTGGACATACTATCTTCTACTTACATGTAGACACATATCTTCTACTTACATTCTTCATTTCTGCCATAACCAGAGATCTCGCATTCAGTCCAGTCGGGCAGCTGCAGTTCTGGTGTTGGGAGGCAGGCAGCACGGACAGTGTCTGTTTCAATAGCACAGTCTTCTGCATCTGAGTTCAACTGCAACAGAgctgaagagggagaaaaatccCCACTTCATTAACCACAAACTTGAGCCAACTGTGACCTTTCCAGTCACGAGGTCAGAAAAGTTCTTACCAATATCATTGTTGAAATTTTCCGAGTCAAATCTCTGATGCACAGTGTAGCTCTTCACTTGAaacttttgttcattttcctcGGGAGTTGCTCGGGAATTCCTACCCAGCACGATCGTCAGCTGATTTGTACTaaagctgaagaacaaaagaCTCTTACTTTCTTCCCGTGTTCACTGGAGAGGACCCTTCCTTTGAAGTGTGCTGTTGgggtttctgcttttcttattttagcaCTATTACTACTTCATTACTCAGGCAGTTTGACCTCAAGTGTCCTATTTGCCTTCATGTTTGTGCTAATTGCTTACAGCCATCGTGGCAAAGCTCCGTCAGCCCCTTGCTGTTCTCAAGTTTCGGATGGCTCCGCATCTGTATTGACAACTTTGTTCTTCAGCTATTTGATATTCTGCTGTGGTACCTTAATGCCATGCTGCTAGTTTGCCCAATAAATGCCTGTCTGTAATGCTCAGCACAATTAACCCTGTAATCTTTAGTGTAGAATGACTTACTGGGataaagagctttttttcaaagtcttttaCCCTTCCAGTAAGGCTATACCGGATGCTTccattttccagatttttttcccccagacaGTACTGAATCCTCAACTTACCCCTCCTCAAAACAGTGAGCAGCTGACAAAACCCAGCAGGAACTGATCAGAATTCCTCCACAGAGGAAGTGCTCTCCAGGTGCTCGTCGATACTTCACAAAGATGGCAGCTTGCCATGGGTGAGCTGCAATGTCTGCATAGGAGCCACCTTTAATCCTGTACTGGTGTACTCTGCGCTGCCGTAAGCCACAGGTGGCTGTGGATGACAAACCCAGAAATAGGCTTTTTGTTCAGGCGGTCTCGCTTTGAGTTTGGGTTAAGAGCCTGTTAGTCATCAGTGTATGTTGAGGCAGCCTGGCATGAACTGTTTAGTATCTGACTCATTCCTGTTTCCTAGGGAACTTGTATTctgatttgaaaaatacagtaaggaaaccctgccttttctgtctttcatttctgcagtctTCCCTTCTGGCAGAGAAAAAGGCACTTCTGTGAGAGTGGAGCCACAGAATCTCTTTCTGCTCCAaaaagcttcccccccccccccccccagctcttaTTTTACTTCAAGATGCTGGAGTTGAATACAAATGACATGCAGAACAGTAATGCctcaaagaaagagaagaatcagGAGTGCTAGGATCCTTACAGCAAGTAGGCACATTGCAGTACTCCCATGTGAGCTGATTTCCTTTCAGTACATGGCACCAGGGCTTGCTGTCATTGTCAGGATTCCTGTAgcacaggaaagagaagagctaTTTGTATTATCAGATCTGCAGGGAGTTTGGGGAGACCTAAAGGTGGCAGACTGTGACCTGAGCGTActctttttgatttttctagAGATACAGAGGGTCCTAGGGGCATGTGGAATTTGCATTTATGGAGTCTGATGTTAGAGAAGCATAGATAGGTCAGGTGGAATAAAATTACTATTGTCAGTGAGCTTCATTCCCAGCAGTAATGTATTTCCGGTGCTTTAATAACCCACATAAAAGACTAGAGCCCTGCATCAAGAGTACCACAAGGAAgtttggtgggatttttttaattctataaCTGACCACATACCGGCAGAAATTGTGGCTACCAAGGCCCAGCTGGTAAGCATCTCTTCTCCAAGCAGTATATAACTTGTTGACAAGGATTCGAGAGTTCCACCTCAAACAGGTAGCTCCAGATCTGGTAACACTGTGGCTGCCTCGGTAATCTGTGCCTCTTCCAGATTTGCAGTTGATGTTCCCAACTTCAATAAGAAAGCTGCACGTTAACCAATGGATGCGAACCCGTCAGCTGTTCCTAACTGTGATTTCTGTCAAGGCATCTATATATTAGCTATACTTACCTCAGTCTCTCGGTGtcataaatattaaaagcttAAACATGATTTAAGGTGAGAGTCTCAACTTTTCAGGCTACAGAAATAGCACAAGTCCACAGAGAACCCTTATATATGCAGTGAATCATGGAAGCTCTAAAgtccattccctgtccccctgcatgTACCTTTTGAGCAGGAGGGCACACTGCAGTGTTCCCAGATGTACTTTCCCCCTTTATAGATATAGCACCAAGGTCTGGAATCCTCATCTGGGTTTCTGAAAGAGTTATGATATTATCCATCACTATAAAGTTATTGTTATTAGTCCCATGTCTAGCATCTAGTTCGGTAACTTAATCCTGCTCTGCAGTGGACTGATGTGGACTGAGCCATCAGAAGTCATTTGGATTcctattttaattataaaattgtGGAGTACATGGAGGTGAGGGTGAGACAGCCAGTAGCTAGCAGGAGAGGACAGCTTGTTTGTGCAGTTTAGTTCATGTGCAGGAAGCACTATATTTTTAGAGATTTGAGCAGGATCTGGAGCTGCAGGAAACTGGCTTACAAAGGGAGTTTTAGGCACTGAGAAGGGACAAGGGAAAGACTATGGGGTGAGAGATGTATGCATTTTGTAGTCTGTCATAAGCATCCAGTCTAGACAGATCTGAAGTTCAGATATGTCTACAGAAGTTGCGATTGCTGCTCATGGGCTGTGCCATATTTGTACCTGTGCAGAGTGTTCTCT is a window encoding:
- the PLAT gene encoding tissue-type plasminogen activator, translating into MWKALRMEGKLPCLLLLVGAIMTAQCQGLRMRFKRGARSRAICTDNSSGEIYQHRGTWLRLSGSRVEYCRCDSGRSRCHTVPVRACTRNKCYNGGQCSQAYYSPQLFICQCHQGFSGKQCEIETEVKCYKDTGVTYRGTWSMTESGTECLNWSNNGLMDRTYSGLREDAAELGLGNHNYCRNPDEDSRPWCYIYKGGKYIWEHCSVPSCSKVGNINCKSGRGTDYRGSHSVTRSGATCLRWNSRILVNKLYTAWRRDAYQLGLGSHNFCRNPDNDSKPWCHVLKGNQLTWEYCNVPTCSTCGLRQRRVHQYRIKGGSYADIAAHPWQAAIFVKYRRAPGEHFLCGGILISSCWVLSAAHCFEEGFSTNQLTIVLGRNSRATPEENEQKFQVKSYTVHQRFDSENFNNDIALLQLNSDAEDCAIETDTVRAACLPTPELQLPDWTECEISGYGRNEEFSPFYSEHLKEGHVRLFPASRCTTQHLDNRTVTDNMLCAGDTRHLDDACKGDSGGPLVCMKDDHMYLIGIISWGIGCGRKDIPGVYTNVNRYLDWIQDNMKP